A genome region from Nycticebus coucang isolate mNycCou1 chromosome 22, mNycCou1.pri, whole genome shotgun sequence includes the following:
- the HEYL gene encoding hairy/enhancer-of-split related with YRPW motif-like protein isoform X2 codes for MKPPREPSSSDGESDGPIDVGREGELSQMARPLSTPNPSQMQARKKRRGIIEKQRRDRINSSLSELRRLVPTAFEKQGSSKLEKAEVLQMTVDHLKMLHATGGTGFFDARALALDFRSIGFRECLTEVIRYLGVLEGPSSRADPVRIRLLSHLNSYAAEMEPSPTPTGPLAFPAWPWSFFHSCPGLPALSSQLAILGRVPGPVLPGTSSPAYPIPALRSTPIRRAAGAILPARRNLLPARGASSTRRARPPERPAVPMPLAPSSRAARSSHITSLLQSSSPTPPGAVGPAAHVAVPNPRPSSPGPAGRPAGGMLYHSWVSEITEIGAF; via the exons ATGAAGCCGCCCAGGGAGCCGAGCAGCTCGGACGGCGAGTCCGACGGACCCATCGACGTGGGCCGCGAGGGCGAGCTGAG cCAGATGGCCAGGCCACTGTCCACCCCCAACCCTTCGCAGATGCAAGCCAGGAAGAAACGCAGAGGG ATCATAGAGAAACAGCGCCGAGACCGTATCAACAGCAGCCTTTCTGAATTGCGGCGCTTGGTCCCCACTGCCTTTGAGAAACAG GGCTCGTCCAAGCTGGAGAAAGCTGAGGTGTTACAGATGACAGTGGATCACTTAAAAATGCTCCATGCCACTGGTGGGACAG GATTCTTTGATGCCCGAGCCCTGGCACTTGACTTCCGGAGCATTGGTTTTCGGGAGTGCCTCACCGAGGTCATCAGGTACCTGGGGGTCCTAGAAGGGCCCAGCAGCCGTGCAGACCCTGTCCGGATTCGCCTTCTCTCCCACCTCAACAGTTATGCAGCTGAGATGGAGCCTTCGCCCACACCCACTGGCCCCCTGGCCTTCCCCGCTTGGCCCTGGTCTTTTTTTCATAGCTGCCCGGGGCTGCCAGCCCTAAGCAGCCAGCTTGCCATCCTGGGAAGAGTGCCTGGCCCTGTCCTTCCCGGCACATCCTCTCCTGCTTACCCCATCCCAGCCCTCCGATCCACTCCCATTCGCAGAGCTGCTGGTGCCATCCTGCCAGCCCGGAGGAATTTGCTGCCAGCTCGAGGAGCATCTTCCACCCGGAGGGCCCGCCCCCCAGAGAGGCCAGCTGTCCCCATGCCCTTGGCCCCCAGCAGCAGGGCTGCCAGGAGCAGCCACATCACTTCCCTCCTACAGTcttcctcccccactccccctGGTGCCGTGGGACCTGCTGCTCATGTGGCTGTCCCCAACCCCAGACCATCCTCCCCAGGGCCAGCTGGTAGACCAGCAGGGGGCATGCTATACCACTCATGGGTCTCTGAAATCACTGAAATCGGGGCTTTCTGA
- the HEYL gene encoding hairy/enhancer-of-split related with YRPW motif-like protein isoform X1 — translation MGAVTAQGLPTARQRVTAGARGRRGAQGCGAGKGPGKGRWRRTRGGAGQAWAGPDLATLSLCGGAETRTVGDHHEAAQGAEQLGRRVRRTHRRGPRGRAEMARPLSTPNPSQMQARKKRRGIIEKQRRDRINSSLSELRRLVPTAFEKQGSSKLEKAEVLQMTVDHLKMLHATGGTGFFDARALALDFRSIGFRECLTEVIRYLGVLEGPSSRADPVRIRLLSHLNSYAAEMEPSPTPTGPLAFPAWPWSFFHSCPGLPALSSQLAILGRVPGPVLPGTSSPAYPIPALRSTPIRRAAGAILPARRNLLPARGASSTRRARPPERPAVPMPLAPSSRAARSSHITSLLQSSSPTPPGAVGPAAHVAVPNPRPSSPGPAGRPAGGMLYHSWVSEITEIGAF, via the exons ATGGGGGCGGTGACCGCCCAGGGCCTTCCCACGGCTCGGCAGCGCGTCACCGCGGGGGCGAGGGGGCGCCGGGGCGCCCAGGGCTGCGGCGCAGGAAAGGGCCCTGGGAAAGGGCGGTGGCGGCGCACCCGGGGCGGGGCCGGGCAGGCCTGGGCGGGGCCCGATTTGGCTACTCTGAGCCTGTGCGGTGGGGCTGAGACCCGGACAGTCGGAGATCACCATGAAGCCGCCCAGGGAGCCGAGCAGCTCGGACGGCGAGTCCGACGGACCCATCGACGTGGGCCGCGAGGGCGAGCTGAG ATGGCCAGGCCACTGTCCACCCCCAACCCTTCGCAGATGCAAGCCAGGAAGAAACGCAGAGGG ATCATAGAGAAACAGCGCCGAGACCGTATCAACAGCAGCCTTTCTGAATTGCGGCGCTTGGTCCCCACTGCCTTTGAGAAACAG GGCTCGTCCAAGCTGGAGAAAGCTGAGGTGTTACAGATGACAGTGGATCACTTAAAAATGCTCCATGCCACTGGTGGGACAG GATTCTTTGATGCCCGAGCCCTGGCACTTGACTTCCGGAGCATTGGTTTTCGGGAGTGCCTCACCGAGGTCATCAGGTACCTGGGGGTCCTAGAAGGGCCCAGCAGCCGTGCAGACCCTGTCCGGATTCGCCTTCTCTCCCACCTCAACAGTTATGCAGCTGAGATGGAGCCTTCGCCCACACCCACTGGCCCCCTGGCCTTCCCCGCTTGGCCCTGGTCTTTTTTTCATAGCTGCCCGGGGCTGCCAGCCCTAAGCAGCCAGCTTGCCATCCTGGGAAGAGTGCCTGGCCCTGTCCTTCCCGGCACATCCTCTCCTGCTTACCCCATCCCAGCCCTCCGATCCACTCCCATTCGCAGAGCTGCTGGTGCCATCCTGCCAGCCCGGAGGAATTTGCTGCCAGCTCGAGGAGCATCTTCCACCCGGAGGGCCCGCCCCCCAGAGAGGCCAGCTGTCCCCATGCCCTTGGCCCCCAGCAGCAGGGCTGCCAGGAGCAGCCACATCACTTCCCTCCTACAGTcttcctcccccactccccctGGTGCCGTGGGACCTGCTGCTCATGTGGCTGTCCCCAACCCCAGACCATCCTCCCCAGGGCCAGCTGGTAGACCAGCAGGGGGCATGCTATACCACTCATGGGTCTCTGAAATCACTGAAATCGGGGCTTTCTGA
- the HEYL gene encoding hairy/enhancer-of-split related with YRPW motif-like protein isoform X3, with protein sequence MARPLSTPNPSQMQARKKRRGIIEKQRRDRINSSLSELRRLVPTAFEKQGSSKLEKAEVLQMTVDHLKMLHATGGTGFFDARALALDFRSIGFRECLTEVIRYLGVLEGPSSRADPVRIRLLSHLNSYAAEMEPSPTPTGPLAFPAWPWSFFHSCPGLPALSSQLAILGRVPGPVLPGTSSPAYPIPALRSTPIRRAAGAILPARRNLLPARGASSTRRARPPERPAVPMPLAPSSRAARSSHITSLLQSSSPTPPGAVGPAAHVAVPNPRPSSPGPAGRPAGGMLYHSWVSEITEIGAF encoded by the exons ATGGCCAGGCCACTGTCCACCCCCAACCCTTCGCAGATGCAAGCCAGGAAGAAACGCAGAGGG ATCATAGAGAAACAGCGCCGAGACCGTATCAACAGCAGCCTTTCTGAATTGCGGCGCTTGGTCCCCACTGCCTTTGAGAAACAG GGCTCGTCCAAGCTGGAGAAAGCTGAGGTGTTACAGATGACAGTGGATCACTTAAAAATGCTCCATGCCACTGGTGGGACAG GATTCTTTGATGCCCGAGCCCTGGCACTTGACTTCCGGAGCATTGGTTTTCGGGAGTGCCTCACCGAGGTCATCAGGTACCTGGGGGTCCTAGAAGGGCCCAGCAGCCGTGCAGACCCTGTCCGGATTCGCCTTCTCTCCCACCTCAACAGTTATGCAGCTGAGATGGAGCCTTCGCCCACACCCACTGGCCCCCTGGCCTTCCCCGCTTGGCCCTGGTCTTTTTTTCATAGCTGCCCGGGGCTGCCAGCCCTAAGCAGCCAGCTTGCCATCCTGGGAAGAGTGCCTGGCCCTGTCCTTCCCGGCACATCCTCTCCTGCTTACCCCATCCCAGCCCTCCGATCCACTCCCATTCGCAGAGCTGCTGGTGCCATCCTGCCAGCCCGGAGGAATTTGCTGCCAGCTCGAGGAGCATCTTCCACCCGGAGGGCCCGCCCCCCAGAGAGGCCAGCTGTCCCCATGCCCTTGGCCCCCAGCAGCAGGGCTGCCAGGAGCAGCCACATCACTTCCCTCCTACAGTcttcctcccccactccccctGGTGCCGTGGGACCTGCTGCTCATGTGGCTGTCCCCAACCCCAGACCATCCTCCCCAGGGCCAGCTGGTAGACCAGCAGGGGGCATGCTATACCACTCATGGGTCTCTGAAATCACTGAAATCGGGGCTTTCTGA